Proteins found in one Phocoena sinus isolate mPhoSin1 chromosome 19, mPhoSin1.pri, whole genome shotgun sequence genomic segment:
- the TMEM150B gene encoding modulator of macroautophagy TMEM150B translates to MWGYLSLLPAFLAFWATAGIWTVFSLAVANKAVNLTEGFPYISRCGNSPPQSCIFSQVLNLGAALAAWTCILRYHQLRDWGVGKWPNQLILWTGLLCALGTSIVGNFQENNQRATHLTGAFLAFFVGIFYFWLQLLVFWRVKSLPQPGAPWIGPLRLVLCSLCTILMVAMVVLYTWSLRSASAACEWVVAMLLFILFGLFAVDFSSLDGCTLCLQPGPGSLSPPPASPISLKVQL, encoded by the exons ATGTGGGGATACCTGTCCCTGCTGCCTGCCTTCCTGGCATTCTGGGCTACTGCTGGCATCTGGACAGT ATTTTCGCTTGCTGTGGCCAACAAGGCTGTGAACCTCACTGAAGGCTTCCCCTATATCAG TCGATGTGGAAATAGCCCACCTCAGAGCTGCATCTTCAGCCAGGTGCTCAACTTGGGAGCTGCTTTGG ccgcCTGGACCTGCATTCTCCGTTACCACCAGCTTCGGGACTGGGGGGTCGGAAAGTGGCCTAACCAGCTGATCCTGTGGACGGGGCTCCTCTGCGCCTTGGGCACCTCCATAGTGGGCAATTTTCAG gaaAATAACCAGCGGGCCACGCACCTGACGGGGGCCTTCCTCGCCTTCTTTGTGGGAATATTCTACTTCTGGCTGCAGCTCCTTGTCTTCTGGAGGGTGAAGAGCCTGCCCCAGCCTGGGGCTCCCTGGATCGGGCCACTCCGTCTGGTCCTCTGCAGCCTTTGCACCATCCTCATGGTGGCCA TGGTCGTCCTCTACACCTGGTCACTGCGCTCAGCCTCTGCCGCCTGTGAATGGGTCGTCGCCATGCTGCTGTTCATCCTCTTTGGCCTCTTTGCGGTGGATTTCTCCAGCCTGGACGGCTGCACCCTGTGTCTCCAGCCGGGCCCTGGCAGCCTGAGCCCCCCGCCGGCCTCCCCCATCTCCCTGAAGGTCCAGCTCTGA